In one window of Macrotis lagotis isolate mMagLag1 chromosome 5, bilby.v1.9.chrom.fasta, whole genome shotgun sequence DNA:
- the EXTL2 gene encoding exostosin-like 2 isoform X2, with amino-acid sequence MGIRLLRLSSIIILVLLLVAGALTTLLPNIKDDKMPTSRREAKPPSQSAMDSFTLIMQTYNRTDLLLRLLNHYQAVPHLHKVIVVWNNIGEKVPEDLWNALGPHPVPVIFKIQTVNRMRNRLQTFPELETKAVLMVDDDMLISAHDLVFAFSVWQQFPDQIVGFVPRKHVPTASGVYSYGGFELQIPGFGNGDQYSMVLIGASFFNRKYLEYFQKQPATVHALIDETQNCDDIAMNFMVAKHIGKTSGVFVKPVEMGNLEKETSSGYSGMWHRADHFLQRSYCINKLVKIYDSMPLKYSNIMISQFGFPYYANHKSKM; translated from the exons ATGGGAATCCGATTACTCCGGCTCTCTTCCATCATCATCCTTGTGTTACTACTAGTGGCAGGTGCTTTGACTACCTTGCTTCCTAACATAAAAGATGACAAAATGCCCACTTCCCGCCGAGAAGCAAAACCCCCAAGCCAGTCCGCCATGGATTCCTTTACTCTCATCATGCAGACGTACAACAGAACAGATCTGTTGCTGAGGCTGTTAAATCATTACCAGGCGGTGCCTCATCTGCACAAGGTGATTGTTGTCTGGAACAACATTGGGGAGAAGGTGCCAGAGGACTTGTGGAATGCCCTTGGGCCTCATCCTGTCCCTGTGATTTTCAAAATACAGACCGTGAACAGAATGAGAAATAGACTTCAGACCTTTCCAGAACTAGAAACCAAAG CTGTTTTAATGGTGGATGATGACATGCTAATTAGCGCTCATGACCTCGTTTTTGCATTCTCAGTGTGGCAG cAATTTCCTGATCAGATTGTAGGATTTGTCCCTAGAAAGCATGTCCCCACTGCTTCAGGTGTTTATAGTTATGGTGGATTTGAGCTGCAAATACCAGGATTTGGAAATGGAGACCAGTACTCCATGGTGTTGATTGGAGCATCATTCTTCAACCGCAAATACCTCGAATACTTCCAGAAACAACCAGCTACTGTCCATGCTCTGATTGATGAGACGCAAAATTGTGATGACATCGCCATGAATTTTATGGTCGCCAAACACATCGGGAAGACCTCTGGGGTATTTGTGAAGCCTGTGGAAATGGGCAATTTAGAAAAAGAGACCAGCAGTGGCTATTCTGGAATGTGGCACCGGGCGGATCACTTCTTGCAGAGATCTTACTGTATAAATAAGCTTGTGAAGATCTATGACAGCATGCCCTTAAAATACTCCAACATTATGATTTCCCAGTTTGGTTTTCCATACTATGCCAACCATAaaagcaaaatgtaa
- the EXTL2 gene encoding exostosin-like 2 isoform X1, whose protein sequence is MMRCCHICKLPGRVMGIRLLRLSSIIILVLLLVAGALTTLLPNIKDDKMPTSRREAKPPSQSAMDSFTLIMQTYNRTDLLLRLLNHYQAVPHLHKVIVVWNNIGEKVPEDLWNALGPHPVPVIFKIQTVNRMRNRLQTFPELETKAVLMVDDDMLISAHDLVFAFSVWQQFPDQIVGFVPRKHVPTASGVYSYGGFELQIPGFGNGDQYSMVLIGASFFNRKYLEYFQKQPATVHALIDETQNCDDIAMNFMVAKHIGKTSGVFVKPVEMGNLEKETSSGYSGMWHRADHFLQRSYCINKLVKIYDSMPLKYSNIMISQFGFPYYANHKSKM, encoded by the exons ATGATGAG GTGTTGCCACATCTGCAAACTTCCTGGGAGGGTGATGGGAATCCGATTACTCCGGCTCTCTTCCATCATCATCCTTGTGTTACTACTAGTGGCAGGTGCTTTGACTACCTTGCTTCCTAACATAAAAGATGACAAAATGCCCACTTCCCGCCGAGAAGCAAAACCCCCAAGCCAGTCCGCCATGGATTCCTTTACTCTCATCATGCAGACGTACAACAGAACAGATCTGTTGCTGAGGCTGTTAAATCATTACCAGGCGGTGCCTCATCTGCACAAGGTGATTGTTGTCTGGAACAACATTGGGGAGAAGGTGCCAGAGGACTTGTGGAATGCCCTTGGGCCTCATCCTGTCCCTGTGATTTTCAAAATACAGACCGTGAACAGAATGAGAAATAGACTTCAGACCTTTCCAGAACTAGAAACCAAAG CTGTTTTAATGGTGGATGATGACATGCTAATTAGCGCTCATGACCTCGTTTTTGCATTCTCAGTGTGGCAG cAATTTCCTGATCAGATTGTAGGATTTGTCCCTAGAAAGCATGTCCCCACTGCTTCAGGTGTTTATAGTTATGGTGGATTTGAGCTGCAAATACCAGGATTTGGAAATGGAGACCAGTACTCCATGGTGTTGATTGGAGCATCATTCTTCAACCGCAAATACCTCGAATACTTCCAGAAACAACCAGCTACTGTCCATGCTCTGATTGATGAGACGCAAAATTGTGATGACATCGCCATGAATTTTATGGTCGCCAAACACATCGGGAAGACCTCTGGGGTATTTGTGAAGCCTGTGGAAATGGGCAATTTAGAAAAAGAGACCAGCAGTGGCTATTCTGGAATGTGGCACCGGGCGGATCACTTCTTGCAGAGATCTTACTGTATAAATAAGCTTGTGAAGATCTATGACAGCATGCCCTTAAAATACTCCAACATTATGATTTCCCAGTTTGGTTTTCCATACTATGCCAACCATAaaagcaaaatgtaa